The Paraburkholderia sp. SOS3 genome includes a region encoding these proteins:
- a CDS encoding thioredoxin family protein, with product MARISVDPSAFAAFGMQELTADTFDAGLQSAGDELAVVFFWGFDCFNCEIAKKAMLAKPDEIRALGLRWFHSNVYEHRELGRRFLLHGVPTWFFFHRGKRLGRATGWHGIAQFEAAVAAAREKIRAAEQANLEGDSRGNGAAAAIGKN from the coding sequence ATGGCCCGTATCTCTGTCGATCCATCCGCCTTCGCCGCTTTCGGTATGCAGGAACTGACCGCCGATACGTTCGACGCCGGCCTTCAGTCGGCCGGTGACGAACTGGCGGTTGTGTTTTTCTGGGGCTTCGATTGCTTCAACTGCGAGATCGCCAAGAAGGCGATGCTCGCGAAGCCTGACGAGATCCGCGCGCTCGGGCTGCGCTGGTTTCACAGCAATGTGTACGAGCATCGCGAGTTGGGCCGCCGGTTCCTGCTCCATGGGGTGCCCACGTGGTTTTTCTTCCATCGGGGCAAGCGTCTGGGCCGGGCGACCGGCTGGCACGGCATCGCCCAGTTCGAAGCCGCCGTGGCGGCTGCTCGTGAGAAAATCCGCGCCGCCGAACAGGCCAACCTCGAAGGCGACAGCAGAGGCAACGGCGCGGCCGCGGCGATTGGAAAAAATTAA
- the grpE gene encoding nucleotide exchange factor GrpE, producing MENTQEKPTSQNPTPADDVARQAANAAGQQPAGAASAADTQASSAEAALAEAQAKVAELQESFLRAKAETENVRRRAQEDVSKAHKFAIENFAEHLLPVIDSLEAAVAHSSDDLAKVREGVELTLRQLTGALEKGRVVAINPIGEKFDPHRHQAISMVPAEQEANTVVAVLQKGYVINDRVLRPALVTVAAPK from the coding sequence ATGGAAAACACGCAAGAGAAACCGACGAGCCAGAATCCCACGCCCGCCGACGACGTCGCGCGCCAGGCCGCCAATGCCGCGGGGCAGCAGCCCGCAGGCGCAGCCAGTGCGGCCGATACGCAGGCTTCGAGCGCGGAAGCCGCACTCGCCGAAGCGCAGGCGAAGGTTGCCGAGTTGCAGGAAAGCTTCCTGCGCGCGAAGGCCGAGACCGAAAACGTGCGTCGCCGTGCGCAGGAAGACGTCTCGAAGGCGCACAAATTCGCGATCGAAAATTTCGCCGAGCACCTGCTGCCGGTCATCGATAGCCTCGAAGCTGCCGTCGCACACTCGTCGGACGACCTCGCGAAGGTGCGTGAAGGCGTCGAACTGACGTTGCGCCAGCTGACCGGGGCGCTAGAAAAAGGACGCGTCGTCGCAATCAATCCGATCGGCGAGAAGTTCGACCCGCATCGCCATCAGGCCATCTCGATGGTGCCGGCCGAGCAGGAAGCGAATACGGTCGTCGCCGTGCTGCAGAAGGGCTACGTGATTAACGACCGGGTGCTGCGCCCGGCGCTTGTCACGGTCGCGGCGCCGAAATAA
- a CDS encoding RNA-binding S4 domain-containing protein translates to MNYKISTEPGARLRIDKWLWAARFFKTRSLAADAVEKGRVRIGGASVKPSKDVRVGDLVEIEIERIVWQVQVLGVCEVRGPAPVAQSLYAETDEGRTKRQAELERRKHFREPTAALHGRPTKRDRRVIDKFSGGD, encoded by the coding sequence ATGAACTACAAGATTTCGACTGAACCCGGCGCGCGATTGCGCATCGATAAATGGTTGTGGGCGGCGCGCTTCTTCAAGACGCGTTCGCTCGCGGCGGACGCGGTCGAGAAGGGCCGGGTGCGCATCGGCGGTGCGAGCGTCAAACCCTCGAAGGACGTGCGCGTGGGCGATCTCGTTGAAATCGAAATCGAGCGGATCGTCTGGCAGGTGCAGGTGTTGGGCGTGTGCGAGGTGCGCGGGCCGGCCCCGGTCGCTCAGTCGCTTTACGCAGAAACGGACGAAGGCCGGACGAAGCGGCAGGCGGAACTCGAACGGCGCAAGCACTTTCGGGAGCCGACGGCCGCGTTGCACGGCCGGCCGACGAAGCGCGACCGGCGCGTTATCGACAAATTTTCAGGTGGGGATTGA
- the hemH gene encoding ferrochelatase: MHFDLERPLQSAVAHRVAVLLINLGTPDAPTTGAVRRYLAQFLSDPRVVEIPAALWQIILRTVILPFRSPASAKKYAAVWMPEGSPLRVYTEKQVEGLRQLLHANDYAVIVDYAMRYGTPDIPAMLNQLKLAGAERVLLMPMYPQYSSSTTATAFDAAFGALKRMRNQLEIRTVRHYADHPAYIAALAAQVKHYWHAHGRPDFASGDKLVLSFHGVPKRTLDLGDPYHEQCQQTASLLMHALELTPVECRVTFQSRFGKAEWLQPYTAPTAKELGAAGVRRIDVFCPGFTADCLETIEEIGMEVRDEFVHAGGKEFHRIACLNASPAWIAALGEIVAQHLQGWPVQESARQAAVAS, from the coding sequence ATGCACTTCGATCTCGAGCGGCCTCTGCAGTCTGCTGTCGCACACCGCGTCGCGGTCCTGCTGATCAACCTTGGCACGCCCGATGCGCCGACCACGGGCGCGGTGCGGCGCTATCTCGCTCAGTTCCTGTCCGATCCGCGCGTGGTCGAGATTCCGGCGGCGCTGTGGCAAATCATTCTCCGCACGGTGATTCTGCCGTTTCGCAGCCCGGCATCGGCGAAGAAGTATGCAGCGGTATGGATGCCCGAAGGGTCGCCGCTCAGGGTCTACACCGAGAAACAGGTGGAAGGCCTGCGCCAGTTGCTGCACGCGAACGACTACGCGGTGATCGTCGACTATGCGATGCGCTACGGCACGCCCGACATCCCGGCCATGCTGAATCAGCTGAAGCTGGCTGGCGCCGAGCGGGTGCTGCTGATGCCGATGTATCCGCAGTACTCGTCGTCGACTACCGCCACCGCGTTCGACGCCGCGTTCGGCGCGTTGAAACGGATGCGCAATCAGCTCGAGATCCGCACGGTGCGCCACTACGCCGATCATCCCGCGTATATCGCCGCGCTGGCCGCGCAAGTGAAGCATTACTGGCATGCGCACGGACGTCCGGATTTCGCGTCGGGGGACAAGCTGGTGTTGAGTTTTCACGGCGTGCCCAAACGTACGCTGGACCTTGGCGACCCGTACCACGAGCAATGTCAGCAAACGGCGTCGCTGCTCATGCATGCGCTGGAACTGACGCCGGTCGAGTGCCGGGTCACGTTTCAGTCGCGCTTCGGCAAGGCTGAATGGCTTCAGCCTTATACCGCTCCGACGGCCAAAGAACTCGGTGCGGCCGGGGTGCGTCGTATCGATGTGTTTTGCCCTGGATTTACCGCCGACTGCCTCGAGACGATCGAGGAGATCGGCATGGAAGTGCGCGACGAATTCGTGCATGCGGGCGGCAAGGAGTTTCACCGCATTGCCTGCCTGAATGCCTCGCCCGCCTGGATCGCCGCGCTTGGCGAAATTGTCGCGCAGCATTTGCAGGGATGGCCGGTGCAGGAGAGTGCGCGGCAAGCAGCGGTGGCGTCGTAA
- the hrcA gene encoding heat-inducible transcriptional repressor HrcA codes for MLDPRAQTLLKTLIERYIAEGQPVGSRTLSRFSGLELSPATIRNVMSDLEELGLVISPHTSAGRIPTPRGYRLFVDTMLTVESVADEEAVTRAVKKTLQPDTLQAGEPQKIVAAAASVLSNLSQFAGVVLTPRRSHVFKQIEFMRLSDKRILLIIVTPEGDVQNRMMATQRDYSPAELIEASNYINAHFAGLSFDEVRRRLREEIDQLRGDMTTLMHAAVTASTDETDTGETVLISGERKLLEVADLSSDMARLRKLFDVFDQKTSLLQLLDVSSHAQGVQIFIGGESNLVPIEEMSVVTAPYEVNGTIVGTLGVIGPTRMAYNRVIPIVDITARLLSLTLSQQ; via the coding sequence ATGTTAGATCCTCGCGCACAAACCCTCCTCAAAACGCTGATCGAGCGGTATATCGCCGAAGGTCAGCCGGTAGGCTCGCGCACGTTGTCGCGGTTCTCCGGGCTCGAGCTGAGCCCGGCCACCATCCGCAACGTGATGTCCGACCTCGAGGAGCTCGGTCTCGTGATCAGCCCGCATACGTCGGCTGGACGCATTCCGACACCGCGCGGTTACCGGCTTTTCGTCGACACGATGCTGACCGTCGAGTCGGTTGCCGACGAAGAGGCTGTGACACGGGCTGTCAAAAAGACGCTGCAGCCCGACACGCTGCAGGCCGGCGAGCCGCAAAAAATCGTCGCGGCCGCGGCGAGCGTGCTGTCCAACCTTTCCCAGTTCGCCGGCGTCGTGCTGACGCCGCGGCGCAGCCATGTATTCAAGCAGATCGAATTCATGCGTTTGTCCGACAAGCGCATCCTGCTCATCATCGTGACGCCTGAAGGCGACGTGCAGAACCGCATGATGGCGACGCAGCGCGACTATTCGCCGGCCGAACTCATCGAAGCCTCGAACTACATCAACGCGCATTTCGCCGGGCTGTCGTTCGACGAAGTGCGCCGCCGGCTGCGCGAAGAGATCGACCAGCTGCGCGGCGACATGACGACGCTGATGCATGCCGCCGTCACGGCGAGCACCGACGAAACCGATACGGGCGAAACCGTATTGATTTCGGGTGAACGCAAACTGCTCGAAGTGGCCGACCTTTCGTCGGACATGGCGCGGCTGCGCAAGCTGTTCGATGTGTTCGACCAAAAAACGAGCCTCCTTCAGTTGCTCGACGTATCGAGCCACGCGCAAGGCGTGCAGATTTTCATCGGCGGAGAGTCGAATCTCGTGCCGATCGAGGAAATGAGCGTCGTGACTGCGCCGTACGAAGTGAACGGCACGATCGTCGGTACGCTCGGCGTAATCGGGCCGACCCGCATGGCATATAACCGTGTGATCCCGATTGTCGATATCACTGCGCGCCTGCTTTCGTTGACGTTGAGCCAGCAGTAG
- a CDS encoding NAD kinase — protein sequence MQVTSQFKTVALVGRPQTPGIGEPLMQLASCIARRGFDVVFEAQTAEEIGITGYPALRPAEIGARADVAVVLGGDGTMLGIGRQLAPYKTPLIGINHGRLGFITDIPISDMQKIVVQMLGGSFEREERTLLEARIMRAGEPLYHALAFNDVVVNRSGVSGMVELRVSVDGRFMYNQRSDGLIVATPTGSTAYALSTNGPILHPQLDGIVLVPIAPHALSNRPIVLPDHSNVSIQIVSGRDVNVNFDMQSFTSLELSDTIEVRRSRHMVPFLHPVGYSYYATLRKKLHWNEYPSHENDEEE from the coding sequence ATGCAAGTTACCAGCCAGTTCAAGACCGTTGCGCTCGTCGGGCGCCCCCAGACGCCCGGCATCGGCGAGCCGCTGATGCAACTCGCGTCCTGCATCGCCAGGCGCGGGTTCGACGTCGTATTCGAGGCGCAGACCGCAGAGGAGATCGGCATCACCGGCTATCCGGCGCTGCGGCCCGCGGAAATCGGCGCGCGTGCCGACGTCGCGGTCGTGCTGGGCGGCGACGGCACGATGCTCGGCATCGGCCGCCAGCTCGCACCGTACAAGACACCGTTGATCGGCATCAACCACGGCCGCCTCGGCTTCATTACCGACATCCCGATCTCGGACATGCAGAAGATCGTCGTGCAGATGCTCGGCGGCAGTTTCGAGCGCGAGGAGCGCACGCTGCTCGAGGCACGCATCATGCGCGCGGGAGAGCCGCTCTACCATGCGCTCGCGTTCAATGACGTGGTCGTGAACCGCAGCGGCGTATCGGGCATGGTGGAACTGCGCGTCTCGGTGGACGGCCGCTTCATGTACAACCAGCGCTCGGACGGCCTCATCGTCGCCACGCCGACCGGTTCGACCGCCTATGCGCTTTCGACGAACGGGCCGATCCTGCATCCGCAGCTCGACGGCATCGTACTCGTGCCGATCGCGCCGCATGCGCTGTCGAACCGCCCGATCGTGCTGCCGGACCATTCGAATGTCAGCATTCAGATCGTGTCGGGCCGCGACGTCAACGTGAATTTCGACATGCAGTCGTTCACATCGCTCGAACTGAGCGACACGATCGAGGTGCGGCGCTCGCGCCATATGGTGCCGTTTCTGCACCCGGTCGGATACAGCTATTACGCGACGCTGCGCAAGAAGCTGCACTGGAACGAATATCCGTCACATGAGAACGATGAAGAAGAGTAG
- the recN gene encoding DNA repair protein RecN — protein MLRHLSIRDFVIVAALDLEFDSGFTVFSGETGAGKSILIDALALALGARADASVVRTGETRADITAEFDTHALVDQWLDEQAFAAQAEDGGTQDGTVLLRRVIDANGRSRAFINGTVATLAQLREVGEMLVDIHGQHAHQLLMRPDAQRELFDTHAGLGDMAAAVSRSWRSWREAAQAVEHAQSRDRELQLERERLAWQLAELDKLAPQPGEWEEVNSEHRRLSHSANLIDGVQGALGALSESDDAMITHLGAIISKLRDLADIDPALNDVLAALEPAEIQLQEASYSLSHYAQRLELDPDRLAEVEKRLDALHSAARKFRLQPESLPEEHQARRAQLDALDAAADLDSLRAAESKAKDAYLAEAKQLSKARGKAAKALGSAVTTGMQELSMAGGSFEVALVALPEGGAHGLEQIEFRVAGHAGVPLRPLAKVASGGELARISLALAVIASAASPTPTLIFDEVDTGIGGGVAEVVGRLLHQLGRDRQVLCVTHLPQVAARGDHHFQVAKSTNGKNGKGSRSATLSTVTPLDKASRIEEVARMLGGLEITATTRKHAKEMLTA, from the coding sequence ATGCTTCGCCACCTCTCGATTCGCGATTTCGTCATCGTCGCCGCACTCGACCTCGAATTCGACAGCGGCTTTACGGTCTTCTCCGGTGAAACCGGCGCCGGCAAGTCGATTCTGATCGACGCGCTCGCGCTGGCGCTCGGCGCGCGCGCCGACGCGAGCGTCGTGCGCACCGGCGAGACACGCGCCGACATCACCGCGGAATTCGACACGCACGCGCTCGTCGACCAGTGGCTCGACGAGCAGGCATTCGCCGCTCAGGCCGAAGACGGCGGAACGCAGGACGGCACCGTCCTGCTGCGCCGCGTGATCGACGCGAACGGCCGCTCGCGCGCGTTCATCAACGGCACCGTGGCGACGCTCGCGCAGTTGCGCGAAGTCGGCGAAATGCTCGTCGACATCCACGGCCAGCATGCGCATCAATTGCTGATGCGCCCCGACGCGCAGCGCGAGCTGTTCGACACGCACGCGGGACTCGGCGACATGGCCGCTGCCGTATCGCGCAGCTGGCGCAGCTGGCGCGAAGCAGCGCAAGCGGTCGAGCACGCGCAGTCGCGCGACCGCGAACTGCAGCTCGAACGCGAACGGCTCGCCTGGCAGCTCGCCGAACTCGACAAGCTCGCACCGCAGCCCGGCGAATGGGAAGAAGTGAACAGCGAACACCGGCGCCTGTCGCATTCGGCCAACCTGATCGACGGCGTGCAGGGCGCACTCGGCGCATTGTCCGAATCGGACGACGCGATGATCACGCACCTCGGCGCGATCATCTCGAAGCTGCGCGATCTGGCCGACATCGACCCGGCGCTCAACGACGTTCTCGCCGCACTCGAACCGGCCGAGATCCAGTTGCAGGAAGCGTCGTACTCGCTGTCCCACTATGCGCAGCGGCTCGAACTCGACCCCGACCGGCTCGCGGAAGTCGAAAAGCGCCTCGACGCATTGCATTCGGCGGCGCGCAAATTCAGGCTGCAACCCGAATCGTTGCCCGAAGAACATCAGGCGCGCCGCGCGCAGCTCGACGCGCTCGACGCGGCCGCCGACCTCGACAGCCTGCGCGCCGCCGAGAGCAAGGCGAAAGACGCCTACCTCGCCGAAGCGAAGCAGTTGTCGAAAGCACGCGGAAAAGCGGCGAAAGCGCTCGGCTCGGCGGTGACCACCGGCATGCAGGAGCTATCGATGGCGGGCGGCAGCTTCGAAGTGGCGCTGGTCGCGTTGCCGGAAGGCGGCGCGCATGGCCTCGAGCAGATCGAGTTCCGCGTGGCCGGCCATGCGGGCGTGCCGCTGCGGCCGCTCGCGAAAGTCGCTTCCGGCGGCGAGCTTGCGCGTATCAGTCTCGCGCTCGCGGTGATCGCGAGCGCGGCGAGCCCGACGCCGACGCTGATCTTCGACGAAGTCGATACCGGCATCGGCGGCGGCGTCGCGGAAGTGGTCGGGCGGCTGCTGCATCAATTGGGCCGCGACCGACAGGTGTTGTGCGTGACGCACTTGCCGCAAGTCGCCGCGCGTGGCGACCATCACTTCCAGGTCGCGAAGAGCACAAACGGCAAAAACGGCAAGGGCAGCAGGAGTGCGACGCTCAGCACCGTCACGCCGCTCGACAAGGCAAGCCGGATCGAGGAGGTGGCGCGCATGCTCGGCGGCCTCGAGATCACCGCCACGACACGCAAGCATGCGAAGGAAATGCTGACCGCCTGA
- the glnE gene encoding bifunctional [glutamate--ammonia ligase]-adenylyl-L-tyrosine phosphorylase/[glutamate--ammonia-ligase] adenylyltransferase encodes MTDTTLLSSSYSNYACRAYAARPELAARVATLAAAPITRERIDARLDELCEACDAGRAANDATLAEEALKQVLRQLRTEVFCAAMERDLAGRADVAEVTGTMTDLAEATIQRALAVLSAELEAQFGEPRGPDGERLTLGVVGMGKLGGRELNVSSDIDLIFVCEDDGETAGGQRAAITTQEYFTRLGKRLIGALAEVTSDGYVFRVDMRLRPNGDAGPLVCSLGMLEEYFYVQGREWERYAWIKGRLVSEQGSAEARRLSKLLEAIVMPFVYRRYLDFGVIGAIRALHLQIRQEAQRRASMRPDKADDIKLGRGGIREIEFSAQVFQLIRGGQDAGFRIRPTLAVLRHATARGLIAAPVCEALSDAYRFLRKLEHRLQYRNDAQTHAMPVDDDERAGLAQSMGFADYAALMATLDSHRERVEQQFDQIFADKANGEGGRTADDGGAAAWVWSSALADESAGDTLTAGLVELGIAEPAELLARMRAVWQSSRYAGLPERSRERFDSVAQRTLEAARKLEPPQRRGDTVARVFDLLEAVSRRGAYLALLTEYPQALHRVLSVLGASRWAAGYLIRHPQLLDELLDDEAMASPFDWAEFKRTLRLRLAAADGVEQQMDLLRHAHQAEVFRILLIDLAGKLSVEHVSDRLSELADAVLDVTIEAVWNQLAKRHRDVPRFSIIAYGKLGGKELGYASDLDLIFLYDDPADVAPDVYATFARRLISWLTTATGAGTLFDIDLRLRPNGESGLLVTDLDAFRRYQLREGDAANTAWVWEHQALTRARYCAGDTQIGARFEAIREQVLTMPREAAPLMKEIVEMRERVEAGHPNRTPLFDLKHDRGGMVDIEFTVQYWVLLHAARDPELIRNTGNIALLREVSRFGLMSGDEAETVGAAYRRYRKLQHQLRLDGMEKARVEPQTVRAERDAVLQLWKRVFG; translated from the coding sequence ATGACCGATACGACGTTGTTGAGTTCCAGCTATTCGAATTACGCATGCCGTGCGTATGCCGCGCGTCCTGAACTGGCGGCGCGCGTCGCGACGCTGGCCGCGGCGCCCATCACGCGCGAGCGGATCGACGCACGCCTCGATGAACTGTGTGAAGCGTGCGATGCAGGGCGCGCGGCCAATGATGCAACGCTTGCCGAAGAAGCGTTGAAACAGGTGCTGAGGCAATTGCGCACCGAAGTGTTCTGTGCGGCGATGGAGCGCGATCTGGCCGGTCGCGCGGACGTCGCCGAAGTCACCGGCACGATGACCGACCTCGCCGAAGCGACGATCCAGCGCGCACTCGCCGTCTTGTCGGCCGAACTCGAAGCGCAGTTCGGCGAGCCGCGCGGTCCGGACGGCGAGCGGCTCACGCTCGGCGTGGTCGGCATGGGCAAGCTCGGCGGGCGCGAGCTGAACGTGTCGTCGGACATCGATCTGATCTTCGTCTGCGAAGACGATGGCGAGACCGCCGGCGGCCAGCGCGCCGCGATCACGACCCAGGAGTATTTCACACGGCTCGGCAAGCGGTTGATCGGTGCGCTCGCCGAAGTGACGAGCGATGGCTACGTGTTTCGCGTCGACATGCGGTTGCGGCCGAACGGCGATGCGGGGCCGCTCGTCTGCAGCCTCGGCATGCTCGAGGAATATTTCTATGTGCAGGGGCGCGAGTGGGAACGCTATGCATGGATCAAGGGGCGGCTCGTGTCCGAGCAGGGCAGCGCCGAGGCGCGGCGCCTGTCGAAGCTGCTCGAGGCGATTGTCATGCCGTTTGTCTATCGCCGTTATCTGGATTTCGGCGTGATCGGCGCGATTCGCGCGTTGCATCTGCAGATCCGTCAGGAGGCGCAGCGCCGCGCGTCGATGCGGCCGGACAAGGCCGACGACATCAAGCTCGGACGCGGCGGCATACGCGAGATCGAGTTCAGCGCGCAGGTGTTTCAACTGATCCGCGGTGGCCAGGACGCGGGCTTCCGGATCCGGCCGACGCTCGCGGTGCTGCGCCACGCGACGGCGCGCGGGTTGATCGCGGCGCCGGTCTGCGAAGCGCTGAGCGATGCTTACCGCTTTCTGCGCAAGCTCGAACACCGCCTGCAGTATCGCAACGATGCGCAGACGCACGCGATGCCCGTCGATGACGACGAACGCGCGGGTCTCGCGCAGTCGATGGGTTTCGCCGACTACGCCGCATTGATGGCGACGCTCGACTCGCACCGCGAGCGCGTCGAGCAGCAGTTCGATCAGATCTTTGCCGACAAGGCGAACGGCGAAGGCGGCCGCACCGCCGACGACGGCGGCGCGGCCGCCTGGGTGTGGAGCAGCGCGCTCGCCGACGAAAGCGCTGGCGATACGCTTACCGCAGGGCTCGTCGAACTCGGTATTGCGGAGCCCGCCGAACTGCTGGCCCGAATGCGTGCAGTGTGGCAGTCGTCGCGTTATGCGGGACTGCCCGAGCGAAGCCGCGAGCGCTTCGACAGCGTCGCGCAGCGCACGCTCGAAGCGGCGCGCAAGCTCGAGCCGCCGCAGCGGCGCGGCGACACGGTCGCGCGCGTGTTCGATCTGCTCGAAGCGGTGAGCCGGCGCGGCGCGTATCTCGCGCTCCTGACCGAGTATCCGCAGGCCTTGCATCGTGTGCTGTCGGTGCTCGGTGCATCGCGCTGGGCGGCCGGCTATCTGATTCGCCATCCGCAGCTGCTCGATGAACTGCTCGACGACGAAGCGATGGCGAGCCCATTCGACTGGGCCGAATTCAAGCGCACGCTGCGCTTGCGGCTTGCGGCGGCCGACGGCGTCGAGCAGCAGATGGATCTGCTGCGGCACGCGCATCAGGCCGAGGTGTTCCGCATTCTGCTGATCGATCTGGCCGGCAAGCTCAGCGTCGAGCATGTGAGCGACCGCCTGTCCGAGCTCGCCGACGCGGTGCTCGACGTGACCATCGAAGCGGTCTGGAATCAGCTCGCGAAACGCCATCGCGATGTGCCGCGCTTTTCGATCATCGCGTACGGCAAGCTTGGCGGCAAAGAGCTTGGCTATGCGTCGGATCTCGACCTGATCTTTTTGTACGACGATCCGGCCGACGTTGCGCCCGACGTCTACGCGACATTCGCGCGCCGGTTGATCTCATGGCTTACGACCGCGACCGGCGCCGGCACGCTGTTCGACATCGATCTGCGCTTGCGGCCGAACGGCGAGTCGGGGCTGCTCGTGACCGATCTCGATGCGTTTCGCCGTTATCAGCTGCGCGAAGGCGATGCGGCGAATACCGCATGGGTCTGGGAGCATCAGGCGCTGACGCGCGCGCGTTATTGCGCGGGCGACACGCAGATCGGCGCGCGCTTCGAGGCGATCCGCGAACAGGTGCTGACGATGCCGCGCGAAGCGGCGCCGCTGATGAAGGAAATCGTCGAAATGCGCGAGCGCGTCGAGGCCGGCCATCCGAATCGCACGCCGCTTTTCGACCTGAAGCACGATCGCGGCGGGATGGTCGATATCGAGTTCACGGTTCAGTACTGGGTGCTGCTGCACGCGGCGCGCGATCCGGAGCTGATCCGCAATACCGGCAATATCGCGCTGCTGCGCGAGGTGTCGCGCTTTGGGCTCATGAGCGGCGACGAAGCGGAAACGGTCGGCGCGGCGTACCGCCGGTATCGGAAGCTTCAGCACCAGTTGCGGCTCGACGGGATGGAGAAGGCGCGCGTCGAGCCGCAGACGGTGAGGGCGGAGCGCGATGCCGTGTTGCAGCTCTGGAAACGCGTATTCGGGTAG